The following coding sequences are from one Desulfosporosinus orientis DSM 765 window:
- a CDS encoding TetR/AcrR family transcriptional regulator — MLQEISKRELKKLQTRKTISEIALKLFIDKGLNETTVAEIMERAALGTGTFYNYFESKEAILKYCLSEKIDQAEQTCADIQASALNSMEKLSQILQVIGKTHHQNRQLISLYMKSYRNVDKVDKEPPHGSRFEEILSGIILEGQEKNEFRKDIPLEVINEMFSSILMSTMSSNLKLSFMDNLNYKHSLLLEGVVKKKDSSA; from the coding sequence ATGCTTCAGGAAATAAGCAAACGAGAACTTAAAAAGTTACAAACGAGAAAGACCATATCTGAAATCGCCTTAAAGCTTTTTATTGATAAAGGACTTAATGAAACAACCGTTGCCGAGATTATGGAAAGGGCAGCCCTGGGAACTGGAACTTTTTATAATTATTTCGAATCTAAGGAAGCAATCTTAAAATACTGCCTTTCTGAAAAAATTGATCAAGCTGAACAAACCTGTGCAGACATACAGGCTTCAGCGTTAAATTCAATGGAAAAGTTGTCCCAAATTCTTCAGGTTATAGGGAAAACTCACCATCAAAATCGGCAGCTGATCAGTTTGTATATGAAATCCTATCGTAATGTGGATAAAGTTGATAAAGAGCCTCCTCACGGGTCTAGGTTTGAGGAGATTCTCTCCGGCATTATCTTAGAAGGGCAAGAGAAAAATGAGTTTAGAAAAGATATTCCTCTGGAAGTTATCAATGAGATGTTCTCCAGTATCCTTATGTCTACCATGAGCAGTAATTTAAAGCTTTCCTTTATGGACAACCTTAACTATAAGCATTCGTTGCTTCTTGAGGGAGTTGTGAAAAAGAAAGATTCATCAGCTTGA
- a CDS encoding cytochrome c biogenesis protein ResB — MNKQREGFVEDIWRIFSSMKLGMILLGLVALAAGIGTVFPQLNLDPEKARAVNPVWQALGFTKVYSTIWFRLLMGLLCINLIVCSAQRFQGIYRRTFALTPPEKVSAVPNKVQTKLRGEGDALKSSVETGLRSSRYKVITRAGDQGWSFIGIKRRLGSWGSLISHISFVVLVIGAILGTTMGFKGFFMAGTGTTIPLNTINVSRGQVTQDFSVHIYSAEDRFLADGSRDNWYTDMGIIENGQEVIRKEISVNHPLSYKGVTFYQASFANGARLTVDMNGQKLPVTLQDRGGNYFQAPGTDLYLLAAAIKSDPQSPMVYFHVYKGENVEPVQTGQLTAGQTIDVQGAYKLTLDGNAGFTGLQVKQDPGVVVVWLGCGLLLFGLLLSFYWRTIVVSGVYQSDQGAEGELTMGAMSGKAVGGLQDELDRLAQAIRENSVL; from the coding sequence GTGAACAAACAACGCGAGGGCTTTGTGGAAGATATATGGCGAATATTCAGTTCTATGAAATTAGGGATGATATTATTAGGGTTAGTAGCTCTCGCCGCTGGAATAGGGACAGTTTTCCCTCAGCTGAATTTAGATCCGGAAAAAGCCAGAGCTGTAAACCCTGTCTGGCAGGCTCTTGGTTTCACCAAAGTTTATAGTACAATTTGGTTTCGATTATTAATGGGTTTGCTGTGTATTAATCTAATCGTCTGCAGTGCTCAGCGGTTTCAGGGAATTTATCGGCGTACCTTTGCCCTGACACCCCCAGAAAAGGTTTCAGCAGTTCCTAACAAAGTTCAGACGAAACTACGAGGCGAAGGTGACGCTCTCAAAAGTTCTGTTGAAACCGGCTTACGAAGCAGTAGATACAAGGTTATCACAAGAGCTGGGGATCAAGGCTGGAGTTTTATTGGGATTAAACGACGGTTAGGAAGTTGGGGGTCATTGATTTCTCACATTTCCTTTGTGGTATTAGTCATTGGAGCCATTTTAGGAACAACCATGGGATTTAAAGGTTTCTTTATGGCCGGCACCGGGACGACAATACCTCTTAATACCATCAATGTCTCCAGGGGACAGGTAACTCAAGATTTTAGCGTACATATCTATTCGGCTGAAGATCGATTTCTAGCCGACGGCAGCCGTGATAATTGGTATACGGATATGGGAATTATTGAAAACGGTCAAGAAGTGATACGCAAAGAGATCTCAGTGAATCATCCCCTTAGCTATAAAGGGGTTACCTTTTATCAAGCCAGTTTTGCTAATGGTGCTCGTCTGACGGTGGATATGAACGGCCAAAAGCTGCCCGTAACTCTTCAAGATCGTGGCGGGAATTACTTTCAAGCGCCGGGGACGGATTTGTACTTGCTTGCTGCCGCTATTAAGAGTGATCCGCAAAGCCCCATGGTCTACTTTCATGTTTATAAGGGAGAAAATGTGGAACCGGTGCAAACGGGACAATTAACTGCGGGACAAACTATTGACGTTCAGGGAGCATACAAGCTGACCCTCGATGGAAACGCCGGATTTACCGGTCTGCAAGTTAAACAAGATCCGGGAGTTGTGGTGGTTTGGCTGGGCTGTGGTCTCTTGTTATTTGGACTGCTGTTATCCTTCTACTGGAGAACGATCGTGGTATCAGGGGTATACCAATCTGACCAAGGGGCAGAAGGAGAACTTACCATGGGGGCGATGTCCGGCAAAGCTGTCGGTGGTCTCCAAGACGAGTTAGATCGTTTAGCTCAGGCTATTCGAGAAAATAGCGTACTGTAA
- the ccsB gene encoding c-type cytochrome biogenesis protein CcsB, with amino-acid sequence MNQGLQNLETSSFYVMLMAYTLCMLFYWAWIGTKKELMGQFATYLTIIGLLANTLAIILRMIIAGRPPLSNSFEFLLTFVWGIVSVYLFIEYRYKLRFLGAFVMPVTFLILMFIIMSMGPEERLAQAVPPALKSKWLTFHVVTAMFAYGAFAISFGLGIMYLLKLSEEGKGKQANPQGIISRFPALDTLDELSYKVIGFAFPLLTLCIITGAIWANYAWGTYWSWDPKETWSLITWIIYAAYLHARLMYGWKGKRAAWMTVLGFAAVLFTFFGVNYFLPGLHSYANSSLIMAG; translated from the coding sequence GTGAATCAGGGATTGCAAAACCTTGAAACTTCATCATTTTATGTTATGTTAATGGCGTATACTCTTTGTATGCTCTTTTATTGGGCTTGGATAGGCACTAAAAAAGAACTCATGGGACAATTTGCTACTTATCTGACGATCATTGGCTTGCTGGCGAATACATTGGCGATTATTTTACGGATGATTATTGCCGGCCGTCCCCCTCTTTCTAATTCCTTCGAGTTTTTATTAACTTTTGTCTGGGGGATTGTCTCGGTTTATTTATTCATAGAGTATCGTTACAAGCTAAGATTTCTGGGAGCTTTTGTCATGCCCGTCACTTTTTTAATTCTAATGTTTATTATCATGAGCATGGGCCCTGAAGAGCGCTTAGCCCAAGCAGTCCCGCCTGCCCTGAAAAGTAAGTGGCTTACGTTTCATGTAGTAACAGCTATGTTTGCCTACGGTGCTTTTGCCATATCTTTTGGACTGGGAATTATGTATTTGCTGAAATTAAGTGAAGAGGGTAAAGGAAAACAGGCAAATCCACAAGGGATTATTTCACGGTTCCCTGCTTTAGACACTCTTGATGAGCTATCCTATAAAGTCATTGGCTTCGCTTTTCCCTTACTGACTCTCTGCATTATCACAGGTGCTATCTGGGCAAATTACGCATGGGGTACCTATTGGTCCTGGGATCCTAAAGAGACTTGGTCCCTGATTACTTGGATTATCTATGCTGCCTATTTACATGCCAGGCTCATGTATGGATGGAAGGGGAAAAGAGCTGCTTGGATGACCGTCCTTGGTTTTGCAGCGGTGTTGTTTACCTTTTTTGGGGTTAACTACTTTTTACCGGGGCTGCATTCATACGCTAACAGCTCTCTTATCATGGCCGGTTAA
- the hemA gene encoding glutamyl-tRNA reductase: MFPVVIGLNHKSAPVEIREKMSFHPSQMVKALQELKECPEIQGVVILSTCNRTEVYAATTDVEAGIDSIKEFFAEHHKIDENVLEQYLYAHTLYNAVRHLFRVVSGLDSMVRGETQILGQVSSAYQQANDAGVTNKVINVFFQTALAVGKRVRTETLIDQHPVSISYTAVELAKQQFGELKGKGILIMGAGEMSTLTAKHLVSAGATTVLVSNRSYDKAVLLAKECCGRAVRLDDVDQYLKEVDIVISATASKHFVLLPERMQEIMEQRNHRPMLLIDIAVPRDIHPEVGGISHIALFDIDDLRGVVDRHHQEREAAAVEAERIIDEEMDLFLKWHNSLFVVPTILALQQKGEQIRDLQVERAFAHLSGLTPKQEKVVRSMANSIVNHLLHLPIVNLKEYANTSQGHLYTEILQNLFDLNVRDEAGRPNLMLKKNQEQGFHRRAE, encoded by the coding sequence GTGTTTCCTGTCGTTATTGGATTAAATCATAAGAGTGCACCAGTGGAAATAAGAGAAAAAATGAGCTTTCACCCTTCACAAATGGTGAAGGCTTTACAAGAACTCAAAGAATGTCCAGAGATTCAGGGGGTTGTTATTCTTAGCACCTGCAATCGTACGGAAGTTTATGCTGCCACGACGGATGTAGAAGCAGGGATTGACTCTATTAAAGAGTTTTTTGCAGAGCATCACAAAATTGACGAAAATGTCCTTGAACAATATCTATACGCCCATACTTTGTATAATGCGGTACGTCATTTGTTTAGGGTAGTATCCGGACTGGATTCAATGGTTCGTGGGGAAACTCAGATTCTTGGCCAGGTTAGCAGTGCCTATCAGCAGGCCAATGATGCCGGAGTTACCAATAAAGTCATCAATGTTTTTTTTCAGACAGCCTTGGCTGTAGGAAAACGTGTGCGGACGGAAACACTCATTGATCAGCATCCTGTTTCTATCAGCTATACCGCTGTTGAACTTGCCAAACAGCAATTTGGAGAACTCAAGGGCAAAGGGATTTTAATTATGGGCGCCGGGGAAATGAGCACCCTGACAGCCAAACATTTAGTTTCTGCAGGGGCGACAACAGTTTTAGTGTCAAATCGCTCCTATGACAAAGCCGTTTTATTGGCTAAAGAATGTTGTGGCAGAGCTGTGCGACTTGATGATGTAGACCAGTATCTTAAAGAAGTGGATATTGTTATTTCGGCCACAGCTTCAAAACATTTTGTGTTACTGCCGGAACGTATGCAGGAAATTATGGAGCAGAGGAATCATCGTCCAATGCTGCTCATAGATATTGCTGTGCCTAGAGATATTCATCCTGAGGTTGGCGGAATTTCCCACATTGCCTTATTCGATATTGATGACTTGCGGGGTGTTGTTGATCGCCACCATCAAGAGCGGGAAGCTGCAGCTGTTGAGGCTGAAAGGATTATCGATGAAGAAATGGATCTATTTCTTAAATGGCATAATTCCTTGTTTGTTGTCCCTACAATTTTAGCATTACAGCAAAAGGGTGAGCAGATCCGAGACCTGCAAGTCGAGCGTGCTTTCGCGCATTTATCAGGCTTAACACCAAAACAGGAAAAAGTAGTTCGTTCCATGGCTAATTCTATCGTCAATCATCTCTTACATTTGCCGATTGTCAATCTTAAAGAGTATGCCAATACAAGTCAAGGGCATCTCTATACGGAAATACTTCAAAATTTATTTGATTTAAATGTTCGAGATGAGGCCGGA
- a CDS encoding precorrin-2 dehydrogenase/sirohydrochlorin ferrochelatase family protein, which produces MSQYYPIFIDLQTLPVLVVGGGGVALRKVQTLLHHQALVRIVSPRLVPELQKLIDGKTCSWVEKEYSAEDIQDAMLVFSCTEIESVNAQVSEDAKVHHRCVNVVDDPEKCSFIVPSIMEQGDLKIAVSTGGSSPIVARQVRAELEDLYGPEMAEYLALLKTWRQKAKSDLPLEKRSVFWNRVTDGEVRNLIKAGHLIQAKGVVEQCFLSLLD; this is translated from the coding sequence ATGTCGCAGTATTATCCCATATTTATAGACTTGCAAACTTTGCCGGTATTGGTGGTTGGAGGAGGTGGTGTTGCTCTGCGTAAAGTACAAACGCTTTTGCATCACCAAGCCTTGGTGCGAATAGTTTCTCCTCGACTGGTTCCTGAGCTTCAAAAGTTGATTGATGGCAAAACCTGTTCTTGGGTAGAAAAAGAATATTCAGCGGAAGATATTCAAGATGCCATGCTTGTTTTTTCATGTACCGAAATCGAGTCTGTCAATGCTCAAGTTTCAGAGGATGCCAAAGTTCACCATCGTTGTGTCAATGTGGTTGATGATCCGGAAAAATGCAGTTTTATTGTTCCATCGATCATGGAACAAGGGGATCTGAAAATTGCAGTGTCAACCGGCGGAAGCAGTCCGATTGTTGCCCGGCAAGTTCGGGCGGAGCTTGAAGATTTATATGGACCGGAAATGGCTGAATATCTAGCACTGCTTAAAACCTGGAGGCAAAAAGCGAAATCTGATTTGCCTTTGGAAAAAAGAAGTGTTTTTTGGAATCGTGTTACAGACGGAGAAGTAAGAAATCTAATCAAAGCCGGGCATTTAATCCAGGCGAAAGGAGTGGTCGAACAGTGTTTCCTGTCGTTATTGGATTAA